From candidate division WOR-3 bacterium, the proteins below share one genomic window:
- a CDS encoding ROK family protein, with amino-acid sequence MALAVGVDIGGTNIKIGLVDENGKIVARQKLKTNPQSPPAETLERLSRTILRLTKGKQVDALGIGVAGLIDHKTGFVWTSPNLPTWNKTPVKDIMSRLTGMEVFCGNDANAVALGEWLFGAAKNCKNVLCITLGTGIGSGIIAENRLLLGANSYAGELGHTSISLRGPACPCGSSGCLERFVSAQAIVERCKRLLRKEERLITTTKNQLSLFGGTGEHPSLIFDLIGYDYKRLSTREIGIAARKKDKLALEVIKETGNLLGQGIYNALMILDPEIVILGGGVSRLGKPLLYAVEQTVFNRLYGSNRQLRIVLSKLGDDAGILGASQFKLVFR; translated from the coding sequence ATGGCTCTGGCGGTCGGCGTTGACATTGGCGGGACAAACATCAAAATCGGGCTGGTTGATGAAAACGGGAAAATCGTTGCCCGGCAGAAGCTGAAAACAAACCCCCAGTCACCACCTGCTGAAACCCTGGAAAGGCTCTCACGGACGATTTTAAGATTAACAAAGGGCAAACAGGTTGATGCTTTAGGGATTGGTGTTGCCGGACTGATTGACCACAAAACCGGGTTTGTCTGGACATCGCCCAACCTGCCCACCTGGAACAAGACACCGGTCAAGGACATTATGAGCCGATTGACCGGGATGGAGGTGTTCTGCGGCAATGATGCCAATGCGGTTGCGCTCGGTGAGTGGCTTTTCGGTGCGGCAAAAAACTGTAAAAATGTGCTCTGCATCACGCTTGGTACTGGGATTGGCTCAGGCATCATCGCTGAAAACCGCCTGCTTTTAGGCGCAAACAGCTATGCCGGAGAACTCGGACACACATCCATCTCCTTACGCGGTCCTGCCTGTCCCTGCGGCAGTTCTGGCTGTCTGGAAAGGTTTGTCTCCGCGCAGGCGATTGTTGAGCGGTGTAAACGCCTTTTGCGCAAAGAAGAGCGGCTCATTACTACCACCAAAAACCAGCTGTCCCTTTTTGGCGGAACCGGTGAACATCCGAGTTTAATCTTTGACCTTATCGGCTATGACTATAAGAGGCTGAGCACAAGAGAAATCGGCATTGCCGCAAGGAAAAAGGACAAACTGGCGTTGGAGGTAATTAAGGAAACGGGCAATCTCCTCGGTCAGGGCATCTACAACGCCCTGATGATTCTTGACCCGGAAATTGTTATTCTTGGTGGTGGTGTCAGCCGGCTGGGAAAGCCGCTTTTGTATGCGGTTGAACAGACGGTGTTTAACCGGCTCTACGGCTCAAACCGGCAACTGAGAATTGTCCTGTCAAAACTTGGCGATGATGCCGGCATCCTTGGTGCCAGCCAGTTCAAATTAGTTTTCAGGTAA